A stretch of DNA from Bactrocera neohumeralis isolate Rockhampton chromosome 6, APGP_CSIRO_Bneo_wtdbg2-racon-allhic-juicebox.fasta_v2, whole genome shotgun sequence:
TTGCGCTACCAGCTATGAGCCTTGCGTTATGTCACAAGAGGCGCAACAGGTATACGAGAAACGTTTACATTGCATCGACATTGAAGTAACACCGCCCAGTGAGATACTCTCCAATAGAGCTGCATATTTTCGTAGTTTTCCCATACTTGAAAAGTCCGTGCTAAATCAGGAGTGTGCTTCGAGGTAGTGTTGTCATTGTTGTCGTGTTGTagacgtatatatgtatgtatatatgcaaaccttctaaaatatacaatttaacATGCACGAATTTCAAGGGTTAAAAATCTTCGTTTGTTTATTTCTACAACGCACACCCACATAGGCGTTTACCATTTTTGTTCATTGTGtatcatataatattttagatgCTCAAATGCTCAGCTTGTGTTAGTATAATTATAccataaataaaatgataatgTGCATAGTAGTTTATAAGAGTTGTAATGTaattagttgatttttttttatttcactcgtATTTCTAATACTAAACCAGCACTACTAAGTAGTTGCGTCACAaatctggaaaatatttatttttaactgcaAATCTCGGCAGATTGATATTATTTTACTATGTATTAAGAactactattaatttttttatgtagtcagaaataatatttgaatagaAAATCTATAAAGATTAAAAAACGAAGGTCTTCCAATTATATTTCTGtgaacatttatattttttgttcatttgttaaattaactgttaatgataataaaattttaatgcgtTTTAACTATTGAGTAAagtcatttttgttttgttggcatgccaattaaaaattattactatgTCTAGTAAGTTTTTTGAAGTAGTGATATTTGTTGAATTTCCTTAGatagtttttcaattgttaCTTATACCCATAATTCATCGAATATGACCATAAAGCATATCTTtccatatttttaacatttgccAACAATAATACAGGCAATACTTATATAAGCTGAAGGAAAATTTAAAGATGCTTTAAATGATGTCAGATAAGGGTTCAAAATAATAGCTccaattttgaattccaaattacaaacaaatattaaggATTAATGATTGAAAATTTCCATCAATGCCTAAATAAATATGAGTATACTTAAAAATAGAGAACCTTAGGCTATATAAGCTGTTactaagttttaatttttttaactaaaataacaaaacctttaatgtataataatgtttattaatgaaatttgtatTAACAGTATCTTTTTGTTTTGGAACCTTATACCCATAGAAATTTGAGTGTCCCTCATAACAACATTACCTAATAAGAAATTCTAATTGACTTACCCAACTaactttcaaaaatgttgccacaaattcgcgtatttttttcttttttttctttctcgttttttttctctctcgcgtaatatttatttttacagggGCAATAGTTTGCGGCGTGTAAAGAACGGTAATAAATGGCGAGCCAAAGAAATATCAATAGACCAGAAACAGATGAACCGTCTATCAGCAAATCTGTCAACCGCTGAAGTGAGTCCGGCTTTACTGGCACAGGCTAATTGGACCTTTGTGGAACGTCTACTCAAAGTaaatagttcaatttgtacTTAAAGTAAACGAATACACCAAAATTTACTCAATTTTAGGACATCAAATCGAAGACGAAACGTATGCTTTTAGAGAAAATGGGCACAGAAGCTGTGGCATTGGGTCTTAAAGGCGATGGTATTGAAGAGAATACCCTAATTGCTTCCTTATGTGATTTACTGGAGAAGATTTGGTCGCATGGTCTACAGTCCAAGCAAGGTAAATCGGCATTGTGGTGTCATTTACAGGCGTACCTGGAATTGCAAGATGCTCGAGCCAATAATAGCACTACGACGACGATAACAAATCCTGCTCCCAAAGCGCTTGGAGGTAACAAAATTAGCAGTGGCAGTTACGCCGGTACAACACCCGGTTAGTggacaataaaaatatagtaaaaatttgtcactttacaataataatattttatcataAAGCACTCGCCTGGAATGTGATGCGCAAACGAATGGATTGTGAGTATTTGCACTACtagatgaaaataaattaatcataattttacatttttgcagATTTGTCTACTTTCCAAACCGATGTCGACAATCCACCCAGTCCAAATCGCAGTCGTTCACGTGATCGTAATAAATTTGTAGGTCTCGAACAATTATGCCCCTTGCCGGAGTCATTGGAGTTCGATGTTAAGTacgttataattaaataattttgtaaatatttgatgttattaaaTTCTTAGGAATGTTCTGGCCATGGCGGATATAAAAACACACATCGGCTACACACGCGCCTGGGTGCGGCTCTCTCTTGAGAAAAAATTGCTATCGCGTCATTTTAGAACCTTACTTTCGGAGGACTCATTGCTTCGTTCACTATACAAACGCAATGCTTTCCTGCGTTGTGAAGAAGAGAAGGAACAATTCTTATATCACCTACTCACACTAAATACAGTGGATTACTTCTCATTCACCAATACTTATCCAACAACAAGTAAATAAGCTCATACTATAAGcaattttaaagcattttgtAACCAAACACAAAATTGTATTTCCTTTTAGAGCTCCCATATCGAGTCGTGATTTTTCCATCACGTAAATATGGCTCCTATCATACTTCCAGTAATGTTTGGATAATTGTATCGGGTACTATGAATGAGACACAGCGTGTGCCAGTACCCAAAGGCTCGCTGGAGTTTATTTTTCATGtgagttttattttcttttaaatcatCATTTTCGAtgacaaaattaaaatcttaataCAGTACAAGAATCTCGGTTTATTGACAACGATGCGCATTGGCCACGATAACTCGGGACCTACGCACAAATGGCTAGTGGAGCATGTAGTTATGCGTAATGAAGTTACAGGCCACACCTATAAGTACGAAAACCCActgttatacattttttttttttataaatttgctgtaACTGTTTCTAAAAACTTAGATTTCCTTGTGGTCGTTGGCTTGGTAAAGGAGTCGATGATGACTCCACCGAACGTTTACTAGTTGGACAACGAGCATCAACTAGCTCAAGGAATGCCGAGATGCCGGCCGTAACCAATCAGACGCCACCACGCACCCGCAGCCCAAGCATTCAACGGCAAGATACAGTTCCCACCTCTGAATTGCAACATCAGTTGGGCAATTGTGTGAATGTTATCGTTAAGTGGCACTATAAGCCAAGTCGCGATCGTGATGTCGGAACCTTAACGAACTTGCTTTGCGGCGATGATGGCTTAGTGAAATGCCTTGAGCGTGTATTCTTATGTGGATTTCGTTCAACTCGTTTCTTTGGGAAGAATCTTTATATATGGGATTACTTTTGTAAGTTAAGGTCATATTTTTTAACGCTGCATTgattaatatcttttttatttagctAAAATTAAAGAACAATTCGAGCAGTACTTGCAAcacgaacagcaacaacagctacaCCAACAATTGGATGACTCCGCATCTAGTATGGATTCATCATTTAGTGATGGTAGTGGCGCGAATAGTTTGCAACGGCGTGAATTGTCCGCCATTTGGCGATACTATGTACATTTAATGGACGAAATAAACGCGGCCGGCAGTCAACTGGGAAAAGATGGCAAATTTCAGTTACTAATTTGTCTAAGCTTACGGTAAGCTGGAGTGTAACACCTTTTATGAAAGTTTAGGAAAACTgaattgttttccaaaaaggCTTTAAAATTCCTGGATGTCTATTGAAGTCAATATCAaatcataaacaaatattatccATATGTGTAAAGGAATTTACTAATTACTCTCattcttttaattatataaagtgAACATTTGCTAACACGCATGATAAAACCCATGGCTATGACGAAAATCACTCATGAGATGTATGAAGAGGAAAGCTTTCTTCGGCGCAAAAATCTTCTAACATTTCTAATTCAAATACTCGAACCACTGGATGATTGCCACATTGTGCTAGAAAACTCAATCACTCAAGGCATTCCATCACagtgttaatttaattttaagagaTAATTTGCACACATGTACAATTATAAATAAGCTAGCTGTCTTGTTAACATTTAAAACAAAGATAGAAAAAGGTAtgatttttgaaactttttttgtgCAGCTACTGATGCGAGTCATGTATTGTAGTATATTTTTGACATGAACAAAAGAACAGatgatatttaaaatatcgTTGAAAGTTTATAAATTGGAAGTCAGATTCTTGCCGAGTAACTTTAACCAAAGACTTCAAGATAGGAGCTCGATTTTgtttaagtaatattatatttgaaaagtgtAGATTAAAGACTCAACAAAgacatttaaattcaaaattaagaGTTGACTATTTTTGTGCAATtatcatttaatatttatataagtcaaagcaaaaataacacTCTTTatattgtgtttaaaaaaattaactctcACAAGGTGTCAAAtcttactaaaattttaattatcggTATATTGGTTGTTTATATATactcatacttacatatttcctTAATATACCAAAGATATATATTTGCTTGTTCACAAACTTATTTTCataagatttattttatatgagattatttacaaatttatatgcCTTTTTTGTTGACTTTTGTTCCCATTTATAAAATAAGACTAAATatcattcaatttatttttgctacGAACGAtattatttacttctttttgAGGTGCATAACTTAGGACATACATAATAATGTACTTGCAACATTCGAATACTTAACATTTAATACTCTATTGTGTGGAATACTCTCAATTCTAtgtacacaaaatttcaaaagcgaATCTCTGCAAAGTGTAAAGACAAAACTacatatgaataaaattaaaatacaaaaatgttaaaaattctgttttgggtaaaagtgtatttttacaaattggtgtttttaaaataattttatttgcaatttgcgCGGAacttattcatacatatgtacttacttatAATCTAAAAGCTCACAAGAAGTTGCCATAGCCATACAAGGACTATATTTTAATCGGctagtttgtatgtatatcaaaacaATTCATGAGAAATTGTTGTACAATACAAGCATTTGATCCCGATTGTTCAGttttcttggggagaaaaggacatgcaaaaatttcaaatcgatatctcaaaaaccgaggGACTAGTTAGTGCATATACAGAACGACGAGCATGGCTAATCGACTCATCACGCTGATaacactggtcaacaaatttgtaattttttttttgtcacatgaaaattgtgaatatactagggccaccaaataataatatatcaatgaaaaaaaatgtacacatcatgttttcttgtgacatcaaaacatgtattttcgtaaaaagtacaaaattcagccacacttacagaattatttcctaatatctaatagatacttatgattttcttgaatatttggcttccggtaggtcccttttaagtctccaacaaCGACGTCGAAAATAAGAAAACTTTGTACCACTAGAAAGTAAATTCCAGTCGTTTAATCTAGACCTCAAAAGCTCAGCCTGTTTTTTAGACAAAACTAAATCGTTtaaatcacattgtgtcaatAAGTGCGGTTCTTTTGAAGTTGATGGTTCATAACTTGAATCACTATCTTCAGATACCTTATTATGCTGACTGAGAACAAATTCCGGAAtagaattctcactttttgaACTATTTGGAGGCATCGGCAAAGGCAGTTCGGCACTATGTAGGATGGGTCTCTTGGCCGaagacaagtttggatactggatagtgtgttaggatttggtagtaataccttttgtttgagtcaaacaaaaataacaaaaatttacatgatcctttggttccgtccaaatcattggtatagcaaatgacaaatgtctaTGTTCTTGTTTAGCCCAACCTAAAAGGAGCCTAACACACGTTAtacaacatttatgtggaacccaggatttgtcttgattcctcacaggaaaaccaaaatagtctaaatagTTGAACAGTACTATATACttagtgatgtgaaatttcgacgctgagatgtaaaagttaattctccacacaaaaaaaatttaaatttaatagggtataattaaaaaacagttACTCGAAAAAGAGTTTACCTGGAAAATAGTATTAGAATGTGAGAACACTATCAACTATTCGAAGTTACGAAAAGAATAACACTGTGTCAATCCAATCGAAATACAACACTGttacttcgatttttttttctattcaaaGTGCAGGAGGGGAAATTGTTATtcgtatatttaattttagttcagACGCGAAATAAATCAActgtgaataaaaattaattaaaacaatcattataaaatttgtcgaagaatgttttctttttagttttaaaaagttttatatttgatTGCATTTTTCGAAAGCACAAAGTGAAATCATCGATGAAGTTAAATACGAATTATGTGTAAATTTACACAAATCGATTTTCCACGTCTGTAATAAAGTTTCTTGgagtttgaaaataataacaacaataaagacCAAAAATTAAGAACGCAATTCAATTACCCTAAACCCAAATAATACAAAAAGGATAAAGGTGTATATTTAGATCTATCGAAGGTAAGCACCACAATTTACTAATAAAAGACAAGGAATTGcagatattttatttgatttttttttacaaaagcaaTACATTCTCATGGTGGGCAGGTTGTAAAAGTGTTTGTCACAACGTggacatttttttctttgcgtgcATTTGACATATGCTATGCGGAAAATCTTTACTTGATTATCTGCAAACGTCACTAAGGCATCTCATTCTATGAAACTTCAGATTGATCCGTTTCATTAtggtaacatatgtatgtatatttcgattcatttataatattgaTTGCATAACCGTGTATTAAGATGTTCCCACAATTTGCAAATACATAGATGCATACTAATATAAACTTGCCaggtcaaataaaacaaacactAAGTATGTCAATGTATCTGCTAAAAAAAATCTTCCGACATgtttgtgcatacatatatatgtatgtatatgcatacaatgCATGTCTAGTGTATATTTACAATACACCATAAAAATCTAAGAGTATAGCGAGGGCTCAAATCTACTGatattgtttaaataattatatgtcaAAAAATTTGTAGCGCTTATCAGGTCGCCAATTCAATAAAGGTTAATTTATGAACAATACTGTGTGGATATGgaattaaatttgcaattttatattGATAATTAGCATTGAACTTTGATTTTGATGAATAATTGTAATTTGCAATATATtgtcaataacaacaaattaattaaagggTATTAACACTGTAGTGGGCATAAAATCATGTGCATAttcattattatgtttttggatataattatttattttatttatgtggatttgttttaatgtttacaatttaatttgatgaaaaatgTGCATAAAGAAATAGCTTGTTAAAATGTTGGAAATAttg
This window harbors:
- the LOC126761262 gene encoding DENN domain-containing protein 5A isoform X2, with product MHTLQSMFITELSSGQQTHSLGRVRESPVSRSLPRHFKVAGQAPQSAQSYYDIAKDKLFVAKSISLICQVPYAFAAQVFLSNLYKSLPRQPGPGISLESYVYNILYEVMLPQSGKSIRIYLPPSEPHLPPLAVVLQRPESSTELPLLDFPLRLLFTYLGVECVIQLLTCVLLENQVLLRSNDHQKLMIVGECITSILFPFVWPHVYAPILPAALHHFLDAPVPFVMGLHADCESANKIGSEATLCFVDIDKKIIQLPEELPVFPHKIDFMAEIISILDKFEIERDRSYEPILKNGYATRDHDVMISSCTLPSGIQAARRSKERFNQLQETVYTLAGSGHGSPTGIDNGIGHHIEYQPLIAHPSKIDHVPRIADFLRRKGVRTQSPGAGSLNDDVVDATMSPTKAAAAARRDTKPTTILSLEEQYYQDLRINNALRETFLNRFVHMFYAYEFFVIYPNQARDEWISNRESLQNFDKSSFLSDQPEHHRAFLSRFLESQMFATLIDNKILAMWEKEPDVNLRIFDQRVKLLRKRHGENMICATSYEPCVMSQEAQQVYEKRLHCIDIEVTPPSEILSNRAAYFRSFPILEKSVLNQECASRGNSLRRVKNGNKWRAKEISIDQKQMNRLSANLSTAEVSPALLAQANWTFVERLLKDIKSKTKRMLLEKMGTEAVALGLKGDGIEENTLIASLCDLLEKIWSHGLQSKQGKSALWCHLQAYLELQDARANNSTTTTITNPAPKALGGNKISSGSYAGTTPALAWNVMRKRMDYLSTFQTDVDNPPSPNRSRSRDRNKFVGLEQLCPLPESLEFDVKNVLAMADIKTHIGYTRAWVRLSLEKKLLSRHFRTLLSEDSLLRSLYKRNAFLRCEEEKEQFLYHLLTLNTVDYFSFTNTYPTTKLPYRVVIFPSRKYGSYHTSSNVWIIVSGTMNETQRVPVPKGSLEFIFHYKNLGLLTTMRIGHDNSGPTHKWLVEHVVMRNEVTGHTYKFPCGRWLGKGVDDDSTERLLVGQRASTSSRNAEMPAVTNQTPPRTRSPSIQRQDTVPTSELQHQLGNCVNVIVKWHYKPSRDRDVGTLTNLLCGDDGLVKCLERVFLCGFRSTRFFGKNLYIWDYFSKIKEQFEQYLQHEQQQQLHQQLDDSASSMDSSFSDGSGANSLQRRELSAIWRYYVHLMDEINAAGSQLGKDGKFQLLICLSLREHLLTRMIKPMAMTKITHEMYEEESFLRRKNLLTFLIQILEPLDDCHIVLENSITQGIPSQC